Within Gammaproteobacteria bacterium, the genomic segment GCGAAGAAGGCGATCGAAATGAATTCGCGCTGCTTTTCCTTGCGGAGTTCTTCGCGCCAGGGAAGGAGGTTGATATGCGCCATGTCAGGTAAAGCTCCTCAGTGCCAGGCCGCATGCGATCAGCAGGGACGGCGCATCGTTGCTCAGGCGCTGCGGAGTCACGCGTGAGGCATGCGTCATCCGGCCAAACGGATTGGCGATAGTGGTCTGAGTCCCGATGCGTTCTTCGATCAGTTCGTCGATGCCGGGGATCGCGGCACAGCCGCCTGCCAGGACGATCTGGTCGACGGCGGAATACTGGCTGGCAGCAAAATAGAACTGCAGAAAACGGTGTACCTGCTGGGCCATCGTCTCCTTGAAAGGTTCCAGAACCTCGGGGCCGTAGTTGTCGGGAAGTCCGCCTTCCTTTTTGGCCAGGCCGGCCTCCTCGTAGGACAGACCGTAGCGGCGCATGATTTCCTCGGTGAGCTGCTTGCCCCCGAAGGGTTGTTCGCGGGTGTAGCTGAGCTTGCCGTCCTCGATGACGTTGATGCTTGTCATGGTTGCGCCGACGTCCACGATGGCGAAGATCTTCTTTTCCTCGCCCGTGACTTCACCGTCGATGAGCGGGAAGGTGTTTTCGATGGTGTAGGCCTCGATGTC encodes:
- a CDS encoding pilus assembly protein PilM encodes the protein MLPFLQKKKQPLLGIDISSTSVKLVELGQQAGGRYRVEAYSVEPLPSNAVVEKNIAEVEAVGETLRKAVKKAGTRTKECALAVPSSAVITKVITMPAGLNDMDMEGQIRLEADQYIPYSLEEVNLDFEVIGPTPNNPETVDVLLAASRSENVEMRVSAAQYAGLTPKVVDIEAYTIENTFPLIDGEVTGEEKKIFAIVDVGATMTSINVIEDGKLSYTREQPFGGKQLTEEIMRRYGLSYEEAGLAKKEGGLPDNYGPEVLEPFKETMAQQVHRFLQFYFAASQYSAVDQIVLAGGCAAIPGIDELIEERIGTQTTIANPFGRMTHASRVTPQRLSNDAPSLLIACGLALRSFT